From one Rattus norvegicus strain BN/NHsdMcwi chromosome 7, GRCr8, whole genome shotgun sequence genomic stretch:
- the Fam83f gene encoding protein FAM83F isoform X1, translated as METPHEESCSIRASLPACLRQLLNNCQLELTSLSAASVIAVVMDLFTDGDIFQDIVDAASKRRVPVYIILDEGGVKFFLEMCQGLELADFRIRNIRVRSVTGVGFYMPMGKIKGTLSSKFLMVDGDKVATGSYSFTWSSSYVDRNLLLLLTGQNVEPFDIEFRELYAISEEVNLHQHLGLAGRIGLNYSSTVARKLINPKYALVAGTRPPPGEMMRWAARQQRDAGGNPEGQEEGSGGGESARRLESFLNDLVTVEQVLPTVDPIIPRLPKPNDGKTTSYAHTDLRHKSREALPQNGKGEAANGEATPAKESRRFSSRFFSRRVKRPTVHSSMAGSPSTETFTDVEFQLGKRHNEGSMANISGRGSSSVTKASNCVIS; from the exons GtcattgctgtggtcatggaCCTTTTCACTGATGGGGATATATTCCAAGACATTGTGGATGCTGCCTCTAAGCGCCGGGTCCCTGTATACATTATCCTGGATGAGGGTGGAGTGAAATTCTTTTTGGAGATGTGTCAGGGCCTAGAGCTCGCAGACTTCCGCATTCGG AACATCCGTGTCCGCTCTGTGACAGGAGTTGGGTTCTACATGCCCATGGGGAAGATCAAGGGGACGTTGTCATCAAAGTTCCTGATGGTCGATGGGGACAAAGTAGCCACCGGATCTTACAG CTTTACCTGGAGCTCCTCCTATGTGGACAGGAATCTCCTCTTGCTCCTGACAGGACAGAACGTGGAGCCCTTTGACATAGAGTTTCGGGAGCTGTATGCCATCTCTGAGGAAGTAAACTTGCACCAGCACCTGGGACTGGCAGGAAGGATTGGCCTCAACTACTCCTCCACTGTAGCTCGAAAGCTTATCAACCCCAAGTATGCCTTAGTGGCAGGCACCCGCCCTCCTCCCGGAGAAATGATGCGTTGGGCAGCCCGGCAGCAGCGGGATGCTGGTGGCAACCCAGAGGGACAGGAGGAGGGCAGTGGCGGTGGTGAGTCTGCCCGGCGTCTGGAGAGCTTTCTGAATGACCTGGTCACAGTAGAGCAGGTTTTGCCCACAGTGGACCCCATTATCCCAAGATTGCCGAAACCTAATGATGGCAAGACAACCTCTTATGCACACACAGACCTGAGGCACAAATCCCGAGAGGCACTCCCCCAGAATGGCAAGGGAGAAGCTGCCAATGGAGAGGCCACCCCAGCCAAGGAGAGCAGACGCTTCAGCAGCAGGTTCTTCAGCCGTCGAGTAAAGAGGCCCACAGTGCACAGCAGCATGGCCGGCTCCCCTTCCACTGAGACTTTTACTGATGTGGAGTTTCAGCTGGGAAAGAGGCACAATGAGGGTTCCATGGCCAATATATCAG gtagaggaagCTCCAGCGTCACCAAGGCCAGCAACTGTGTGATCTCTTGA